The following are encoded in a window of Telmatobacter sp. DSM 110680 genomic DNA:
- a CDS encoding electron transfer flavoprotein subunit beta/FixA family protein: MKIIVAIKQVPERDAQVRIDGSGKWIQEADIQFAMNESDAYALEEALQLKEKHGGEVVVLSAGPERAGTTIREALAKGADRAIQVEVDDLNQRDALGAAQLLAAAVKQESPDLILTGLQSDDLGYGQTGVIMAELLGLPHASLILHVEKTDTGLTVKRELEEGWFQNIDLPLPAVLMIQSGGNKLRYATLMGIKKAKTKELRKVAAADLGHANAPAAVLEKITLPQKQKSTQIIPGSAKEAAATLVEKLKFEVRVI, from the coding sequence ATGAAAATCATTGTTGCCATCAAACAAGTCCCCGAGCGCGATGCGCAAGTACGCATCGACGGCTCTGGCAAATGGATTCAGGAAGCAGACATTCAATTCGCCATGAACGAGTCCGACGCCTACGCGCTCGAAGAAGCATTACAACTGAAAGAGAAACACGGCGGTGAAGTCGTGGTTCTCAGCGCAGGCCCTGAGCGGGCTGGGACCACTATTCGCGAAGCCTTGGCCAAGGGCGCGGACCGAGCGATACAAGTCGAGGTTGACGACCTCAACCAACGCGACGCTCTCGGAGCCGCTCAGCTCCTGGCTGCAGCAGTGAAGCAGGAGAGCCCGGACCTGATCCTCACGGGGCTTCAATCCGATGATCTCGGGTACGGACAAACCGGCGTAATCATGGCGGAGTTGCTTGGCCTGCCCCACGCATCTCTCATCCTGCACGTCGAAAAAACCGACACCGGCCTCACCGTAAAACGTGAGCTCGAAGAAGGATGGTTTCAAAACATCGACCTGCCGCTTCCCGCAGTTTTGATGATCCAGTCCGGCGGCAACAAACTCCGGTATGCAACGCTGATGGGCATCAAGAAGGCCAAGACAAAAGAATTGCGCAAGGTAGCAGCTGCAGACCTCGGCCACGCCAACGCTCCGGCGGCAGTTCTCGAAAAAATAACTCTCCCGCAAAAGCAAAAGTCCACGCAGATCATTCCCGGTTCCGCCAAAGAAGCCGCGGCAACTCTGGTTGAAAAACTGAAATTCGAGGTGCGAGTCATATGA
- the hutH gene encoding histidine ammonia-lyase — protein MDKLILDGQALKLSEVEDVALRGSKVEVSPDALRRVAESRGLIERILGAGDTVYGVNTGFGKLADVRIPGDKLSELQINLVRSHAGGVGDPLAEGEARAMLLLRANVLAKGFSGVRPQLLELLIGLLNAGVHPVIPEKGSVGASGDLAPLAHLALVVVGEGETFYRGERMAGGEALRWAGLTPLQLTAKEGLALLNGTQAMTAVGGLATARAQRVVELCDLSGAMSLEALKGTPAAFDKRIHLARPHEGQIASAVNLLRLLEGSEIRESHREHDTRVQDAYCLRCMPQVHGAVRGVLAHVAGVLETETGSATDNPLVFPGEMDADGAVISGGNFHGAPLSYAFDYAALAMTDLAGITERRVDRLLNPDINEGLPAFLSTNPGLSSGFMIAQIVAAALINECQVLSHPSSTGSIPTDGGKEDHVSMGMTGAIKLRQIVEHAERILGIELMCAAQALEFRRPLKSSAKIEQAHEAVRKVVPRLERDRVLSHDIDAMAGAIRDGKLDAWRA, from the coding sequence ATGGACAAGCTGATTTTGGACGGACAAGCCCTGAAGCTGAGTGAAGTAGAAGATGTCGCCCTTAGAGGGTCTAAGGTTGAGGTTTCGCCTGACGCGCTGAGGAGAGTGGCCGAGAGCCGCGGACTTATCGAACGAATCCTCGGGGCAGGCGACACCGTGTATGGGGTAAACACGGGTTTCGGCAAGCTTGCGGACGTGCGAATACCAGGAGACAAGCTTTCAGAGTTGCAGATCAATCTGGTGCGCAGCCACGCGGGGGGAGTCGGCGATCCCCTGGCGGAGGGGGAAGCGCGGGCGATGCTACTGCTGCGCGCGAATGTGCTGGCAAAGGGATTCAGTGGCGTGCGGCCCCAACTTCTGGAGTTGTTGATTGGGTTGCTGAATGCTGGGGTGCACCCTGTGATTCCGGAGAAGGGATCAGTCGGAGCGAGCGGTGACCTGGCACCACTTGCGCATCTTGCGCTGGTGGTTGTTGGCGAGGGCGAGACGTTCTACAGGGGAGAGCGGATGGCAGGCGGCGAGGCGCTGCGTTGGGCAGGGCTGACTCCGTTGCAGCTTACCGCGAAGGAAGGGCTCGCGTTGTTGAATGGGACGCAGGCGATGACGGCCGTTGGAGGGTTAGCTACCGCGCGTGCACAGCGCGTGGTTGAACTTTGCGATTTATCCGGCGCCATGTCACTCGAGGCGCTCAAAGGAACTCCAGCGGCATTCGACAAGCGCATTCATCTGGCTAGACCGCACGAAGGCCAAATTGCTTCAGCTGTAAATCTGTTAAGGCTCCTGGAGGGATCGGAGATTCGTGAATCGCATCGCGAACATGATACGAGAGTGCAGGACGCCTATTGCCTTCGTTGTATGCCTCAGGTGCATGGCGCCGTGCGCGGCGTACTTGCTCACGTTGCCGGTGTACTGGAGACAGAGACCGGTTCCGCTACTGACAATCCGTTAGTGTTTCCGGGAGAGATGGATGCCGACGGTGCGGTGATTTCGGGTGGTAACTTTCACGGAGCTCCACTGTCGTACGCGTTCGATTATGCGGCACTGGCGATGACCGATCTGGCTGGCATCACAGAACGGCGCGTGGACCGGCTGTTGAATCCCGATATCAACGAGGGACTTCCGGCATTTTTGTCTACGAATCCGGGGCTGTCGTCAGGGTTTATGATCGCGCAGATCGTTGCAGCTGCGCTGATCAACGAGTGCCAGGTACTTTCGCATCCATCGTCGACTGGAAGCATTCCCACGGATGGCGGTAAGGAGGACCACGTGTCGATGGGCATGACGGGTGCAATTAAATTGCGGCAAATTGTCGAACACGCTGAGCGAATCCTGGGGATTGAGCTGATGTGCGCTGCACAGGCCCTTGAGTTTCGGCGGCCTTTGAAATCCAGCGCGAAGATTGAGCAGGCACATGAGGCAGTTCGCAAGGTCGTTCCGCGGCTAGAGCGGGATCGCGTGCTGTCTCACGATATCGACGCGATGGCGGGTGCAATCAGGGACGGCAAACTGGATGCATGGCGCGCATAG
- a CDS encoding dihydrodipicolinate synthase family protein, with amino-acid sequence MLIEGVFAAITTPFYPDERVYYRKIEANVTRYSRSQLAGMVVLGSTGEAPALDDAETRDILRTASEAAAPEKVLIAGVNRESLHSVLELAEAAAKFNYDAVLVRTPTYYSTQMTPSVVAGYFRAVADRSPLPVVLYNIPRCVPYQIPVEMVAELAQHPNIIGIKDSSCSLERIKGIVDAARTAPRRSVTVTPVFEAVTGRMLKSVATGQSATFVSASELAGGPAIAVAPPQPALKTRSKDVGFQVLTGSASIILPSLEAGASGAILGFAACAPEACYEVYFAWKDRDHALAAEKQADIVQPNQRIVGELGISGVKYACDFNGYYGGYARQPLLPLEGDQKLEVENLLRQIRN; translated from the coding sequence ATGCTGATCGAAGGTGTTTTCGCTGCCATCACTACGCCTTTCTATCCTGACGAGCGTGTGTATTACCGGAAGATTGAGGCGAATGTAACCAGGTATTCCCGCAGCCAGCTGGCAGGAATGGTCGTTCTTGGTTCCACCGGCGAAGCTCCTGCACTTGACGATGCGGAAACGCGGGACATTCTGCGCACAGCGTCAGAGGCCGCTGCACCGGAAAAGGTCTTGATTGCGGGCGTGAACCGCGAGAGCCTGCACTCGGTATTGGAACTGGCTGAAGCCGCCGCGAAGTTCAATTACGATGCGGTGCTGGTGCGCACGCCCACCTACTACTCCACGCAGATGACGCCGTCGGTGGTCGCTGGTTATTTTCGAGCGGTCGCGGACCGGTCTCCTTTGCCAGTGGTGCTGTACAACATTCCACGTTGCGTGCCGTACCAGATCCCAGTAGAGATGGTTGCTGAACTCGCGCAACATCCGAACATCATCGGCATCAAGGATTCAAGCTGCAGCCTGGAGCGGATCAAGGGCATCGTGGATGCAGCACGCACGGCGCCTCGTCGCAGCGTGACGGTTACGCCTGTATTCGAAGCAGTCACGGGACGAATGCTGAAATCGGTGGCGACAGGGCAATCTGCCACGTTCGTGTCCGCCAGTGAACTGGCAGGGGGACCGGCGATTGCAGTGGCGCCTCCCCAGCCTGCGCTGAAGACGCGCAGCAAAGATGTTGGTTTCCAGGTTCTGACTGGATCGGCATCGATTATCTTGCCGTCGCTGGAGGCAGGTGCGTCGGGAGCGATCCTTGGATTTGCGGCCTGCGCGCCGGAAGCTTGCTATGAGGTCTACTTTGCTTGGAAGGATCGTGACCATGCCCTTGCAGCGGAGAAGCAGGCAGACATTGTGCAGCCGAACCAAAGAATCGTAGGCGAACTTGGAATCAGCGGTGTGAAGTACGCGTGCGACTTCAATGGGTACTACGGCGGCTACGCGCGGCAGCCATTGCTGCCACTGGAAGGCGACCAGAAGTTAGAGGTCGAGAACCTGCTTCGACAGATTCGAAATTGA
- a CDS encoding Lrp/AsnC family transcriptional regulator, whose protein sequence is MDSTVLLDSHGRKLLHELQANARLSLAELGRRVDLSPTATGERLKQMEETGILRGYTLEIDREALGLEVLAFIRMSCGGQNYYRLLEYIQTLEEVRECHHLTGGDDFLLKVTTTNLADLEALIEALLPYGNPVTSLVLSSPVEHRKYAVMGKLTTVSKKRARRH, encoded by the coding sequence ATGGATTCCACGGTATTACTCGATTCTCACGGGCGAAAACTATTGCATGAATTGCAAGCCAATGCACGCCTCAGTCTCGCCGAGCTTGGCCGCCGCGTCGACCTCTCGCCCACAGCAACGGGCGAACGCCTGAAACAGATGGAAGAGACTGGAATACTTCGCGGCTATACGCTCGAAATTGATCGCGAGGCCTTGGGCCTAGAGGTCCTCGCCTTCATCCGCATGAGTTGCGGTGGCCAGAATTATTACCGGCTACTCGAATACATCCAGACGCTCGAAGAGGTTCGCGAATGCCATCACCTCACTGGCGGAGATGATTTTCTGCTGAAGGTGACCACCACCAATCTCGCTGATCTGGAGGCGCTGATTGAAGCTCTGTTGCCATACGGCAATCCCGTCACCAGCCTCGTTCTCTCATCTCCCGTCGAACATCGCAAGTATGCCGTCATGGGCAAACTCACCACCGTCAGCAAAAAGCGCGCACGCCGTCACTAG
- a CDS encoding dienelactone hydrolase family protein — protein MSETVKLKSADGHELDAYVARPDEEPIAGLIVIQEIFGVNRHIRSVTDSYARDGFLALAPALFDRVERGVELSYEGPDAQKGVALLQKLDTSKSLEDVDAALQYVRQQTGKQSGVIGYCYGGLLAWLSATRLHPNAAVGYYAGRIGNFAEENPTAPVQLHFGRLDTHIPAEQVDNVLAAHPEVEINWYENAGHGFNCDMRASYNAEASALARSRALAFLKKHLT, from the coding sequence ATGTCCGAAACCGTAAAGCTCAAATCCGCCGATGGCCATGAACTCGACGCATACGTAGCGCGCCCAGATGAAGAACCCATCGCCGGACTGATAGTCATTCAGGAAATATTCGGCGTCAACCGGCATATCCGTTCCGTCACAGACAGTTACGCACGGGATGGATTCCTCGCCCTTGCACCTGCCCTGTTCGATCGCGTCGAGCGCGGCGTTGAACTCTCTTACGAAGGACCCGACGCACAAAAAGGCGTGGCCCTCCTTCAGAAGCTCGACACCAGCAAATCGCTTGAAGACGTTGACGCCGCACTTCAATATGTCCGGCAGCAGACCGGTAAACAATCAGGAGTAATCGGCTACTGTTACGGCGGTCTTCTCGCGTGGCTCAGCGCCACCCGCCTCCATCCCAACGCGGCAGTCGGATACTATGCCGGTCGGATCGGCAACTTCGCGGAAGAAAATCCGACTGCGCCAGTTCAACTTCATTTCGGCAGGCTCGACACGCACATCCCCGCCGAGCAAGTCGACAACGTCCTCGCCGCCCATCCTGAAGTGGAGATCAACTGGTACGAAAACGCCGGCCACGGATTCAATTGCGATATGCGTGCCAGCTACAACGCCGAAGCCTCAGCTCTTGCCCGCAGTCGAGCGCTAGCATTCCTTAAAAAGCACTTAACGTAA
- a CDS encoding fumarylacetoacetate hydrolase family protein, producing the protein MKLYRTANGIFIEDDGQHFAVSGHTWDSLLAREDLPEFLTEFVTRGQPSNDFHNAELLAPISKQEVWAAGVTYYRSRGARMEESKDAGGGNFYDRVYSAERPELFFKSTASRTVGCGGKVRIRGDAQWSVPEPELTLLVSPVGRIVGYTIGNDMSSRDIEGENPLYLPQAKVYNGSCALGPGILVTSSPLAHSTEIAIEILRHGRVEFSGSVELTELKREPKTLVEYLMRDNSFPHGAFLMTGTGIVPPSTFTLASGDRIRITIEPIGVLENEVA; encoded by the coding sequence GTGAAACTCTATCGCACGGCAAATGGGATTTTTATTGAAGACGACGGTCAGCATTTTGCTGTTTCAGGTCACACTTGGGATTCATTGCTTGCACGAGAGGATCTGCCGGAATTTCTGACGGAGTTTGTGACGCGTGGACAGCCTTCGAATGATTTTCATAATGCAGAGTTGCTGGCGCCGATCAGCAAGCAGGAAGTCTGGGCAGCGGGGGTAACGTACTATCGCAGCCGCGGCGCGCGCATGGAAGAGTCGAAGGACGCAGGCGGCGGAAACTTTTACGATCGCGTGTATTCTGCGGAACGGCCTGAGCTTTTTTTCAAGTCGACGGCTAGCCGCACTGTGGGTTGCGGCGGCAAGGTTAGAATTCGCGGCGATGCACAGTGGTCAGTCCCGGAGCCGGAGTTGACACTGCTGGTGAGTCCAGTGGGACGCATCGTTGGATACACAATCGGGAATGATATGAGCTCGCGCGATATCGAGGGTGAGAATCCGCTGTATCTGCCGCAGGCCAAGGTCTACAACGGAAGCTGCGCGCTTGGACCCGGGATTCTCGTGACATCCAGCCCCTTGGCGCATTCGACAGAGATTGCGATAGAGATATTGCGCCATGGTCGCGTGGAGTTTTCCGGCTCAGTAGAGCTCACGGAGTTGAAGCGCGAACCGAAGACACTCGTCGAATATCTGATGCGCGATAATAGTTTCCCGCACGGGGCTTTTCTAATGACTGGAACCGGAATCGTTCCCCCGAGCACGTTTACGCTGGCGAGCGGGGATCGGATACGCATCACGATCGAGCCTATCGGCGTGCTCGAAAATGAAGTTGCATGA
- a CDS encoding (Fe-S)-binding protein has translation MNLLSSTLAEPQSFSPWEKLLLLAFIIVSATLFWRRFSPILRRILDSKKDPNFKLSPVARRVWDFFWEVICQAKVIRERPLPGIAHAFVFWGFCAFAIVTLNHVAVGFGVGFLNPRGLVGEFYFYLAAIFAVACAVGIFGLFVRRFLVRPRWLGAKVSYESGFIAFLIFMLMVTYLASFAVNDSSPAARILWWTHTLSLLIFLPIIPHTKHLHLILSPATIFLSRGGFSNIPPLVGDEDFGLVAGTDLTQLASLQAYSCVECGRCTEHCPANNTGKELNPKEIILGIRGYLNEFGPASTENIIGKYNSITADFQCTTCGACEYQCPVGIEHLPIIIGLRRGAVNTGAWEDEHGAKLFLTLERGSNALGMSALERDKFIQKQELPIFDGTQEYCLWLGCMGGYDPKGREIVADFARVMNYLGTSYGVLRKEKCTGDPVRRLGNDLLFQQLAEANLEALAQNKVKKIVSICPHCVRTIQEDWKEFGTPPEIEHHSEFLARFGDKLPKQNTPEGKAQEKIAYHDPCYLGRYRNVYEEPRAVAGLAGEVVEAPRSHERSFCCGAGGGLVFLGEETGDRVSHTRAKELVATGATTIGTACPFCNTMFRDALAATGEAAPQLLDIAQLTARGLPQSNPIKTEQP, from the coding sequence ATGAACCTCCTCTCTTCCACGCTGGCGGAACCGCAAAGCTTCTCACCGTGGGAAAAGCTGCTCCTTCTGGCATTTATCATCGTCTCCGCCACCCTTTTCTGGCGCCGCTTCAGCCCCATTCTCAGGCGGATCCTCGACTCCAAAAAAGACCCCAATTTTAAACTCTCCCCCGTCGCCAGGCGGGTATGGGACTTCTTTTGGGAAGTTATTTGCCAGGCAAAAGTCATCCGCGAGCGCCCTCTCCCCGGAATTGCACATGCCTTTGTTTTCTGGGGTTTCTGCGCCTTTGCAATAGTTACCTTGAACCATGTCGCAGTCGGATTTGGGGTTGGATTCCTGAATCCGCGAGGCTTGGTAGGCGAATTCTACTTCTACCTTGCGGCAATATTTGCAGTTGCCTGCGCAGTGGGAATCTTCGGCCTGTTCGTCCGCAGGTTTCTGGTGCGCCCCCGCTGGCTAGGCGCCAAAGTTTCATATGAATCCGGGTTTATCGCCTTCTTGATATTCATGCTGATGGTGACGTACCTGGCAAGTTTTGCCGTCAACGATTCCAGCCCCGCCGCACGCATCCTCTGGTGGACCCATACGCTGTCGCTTCTAATTTTCCTGCCGATCATTCCGCACACCAAACATCTTCACCTGATCCTCAGTCCAGCAACGATTTTCTTATCTCGTGGAGGTTTCAGCAACATCCCCCCGCTGGTCGGCGATGAAGATTTTGGCTTGGTGGCCGGGACGGATCTGACGCAGCTTGCGAGTTTGCAGGCCTACTCCTGCGTGGAGTGCGGTCGATGCACCGAACATTGCCCAGCGAACAACACCGGCAAGGAACTCAACCCGAAAGAAATCATTCTCGGCATTCGCGGCTACCTCAATGAATTCGGCCCCGCCTCAACCGAAAACATCATCGGCAAATACAACTCGATAACGGCTGATTTCCAGTGCACCACCTGCGGCGCGTGCGAATATCAATGCCCTGTCGGTATCGAGCATCTCCCGATCATCATCGGGCTCCGCCGCGGCGCGGTGAACACCGGCGCATGGGAAGACGAGCACGGCGCAAAGCTGTTTCTCACCCTCGAGCGCGGATCGAATGCGCTCGGCATGAGCGCTCTGGAACGGGACAAATTCATTCAGAAGCAGGAACTGCCTATCTTCGACGGCACCCAGGAATACTGCCTGTGGCTCGGCTGCATGGGAGGTTACGATCCCAAAGGTCGCGAAATCGTCGCCGACTTCGCACGCGTCATGAACTATCTCGGCACAAGCTATGGTGTATTGCGCAAGGAGAAGTGCACCGGCGATCCCGTCCGCCGCCTCGGCAACGACCTCCTCTTCCAACAACTCGCCGAAGCCAATCTTGAAGCCTTGGCGCAGAACAAGGTAAAGAAGATCGTCTCCATCTGCCCACATTGCGTGCGCACCATCCAGGAAGACTGGAAAGAGTTCGGCACGCCACCCGAGATCGAACACCACAGCGAATTCCTCGCCCGCTTTGGCGACAAACTGCCGAAACAAAATACGCCGGAAGGTAAAGCCCAGGAAAAGATCGCCTATCACGATCCCTGCTACCTCGGCCGCTATCGCAATGTCTACGAGGAGCCGCGCGCCGTCGCGGGCCTTGCCGGAGAAGTTGTCGAAGCGCCCCGCTCGCATGAGCGCAGCTTCTGTTGCGGAGCGGGCGGCGGCCTTGTCTTTCTAGGCGAAGAAACTGGAGATCGCGTAAGTCACACGCGCGCTAAAGAGCTTGTTGCCACCGGCGCCACCACCATCGGCACTGCCTGCCCGTTCTGCAACACGATGTTCCGCGACGCCCTTGCGGCAACAGGCGAGGCTGCTCCGCAATTACTCGACATTGCCCAGTTGACGGCGCGCGGCCTTCCGCAAAGCAATCCCATCAAAACTGAACAACCGTAA
- the tsaA gene encoding tRNA (N6-threonylcarbamoyladenosine(37)-N6)-methyltransferase TrmO, which produces MFTPKAIGFVRSPYTDTKSIPKGLGARHVADGVLEILPEFEPGLMDIEGFSHLFVIWTFDRSEGFDLIGSPPFEERPHGVFSTRSPRRPNPIALTVVELKNREGNLLNVHGVDMLDGTPILDIKPYLSSIPAEKLRRGWIAEAEARKQG; this is translated from the coding sequence GTGTTTACGCCTAAAGCTATCGGTTTTGTTCGCAGCCCCTATACCGACACCAAATCCATTCCAAAAGGGCTGGGCGCCCGGCACGTCGCAGATGGAGTGCTCGAGATCCTACCCGAGTTTGAGCCCGGGCTAATGGACATTGAAGGCTTTTCGCACCTCTTCGTCATCTGGACCTTCGACCGTTCTGAGGGATTCGACCTGATTGGCAGTCCGCCGTTCGAGGAACGGCCACATGGCGTATTTTCCACGCGCTCTCCGCGGCGGCCCAACCCCATCGCGCTCACAGTAGTCGAATTGAAAAACCGCGAGGGAAATTTGCTCAATGTGCATGGCGTAGACATGCTGGATGGCACGCCGATTCTCGATATCAAGCCCTATCTCTCAAGCATTCCTGCGGAAAAACTGCGTCGCGGGTGGATCGCCGAGGCAGAGGCGCGAAAGCAAGGCTGA
- a CDS encoding electron transfer flavoprotein subunit alpha/FixB family protein produces the protein MSGIYVVLEDRSGRIGRISWEALAAANILAAQPGTKPNTIVIGAQTEALAKEAAAKGVAKVIRIEHPLLAQYTSDGFTGALDQFIRAESPDFIVFPHSYQVRDYVPALAARLGRVLVGDVTAISDGPVFTRSLMQGRLSGNYKSAGSGPTFISVQSGAFRADADESSVGAAQIITFTPTIDAAQIRTKPSEPFRGAAQTVDLGSAQLIVAVGRGIKEADNLPLVQDLATALGAEIAASRPICDNGWLPIERQVGSSGQTVAPKLYLAVGISGAIQHLVGMKGAQCIVAINKDAEAPIFEVADYGIVGDLFEVVPALTEAVKAARQ, from the coding sequence ATGAGCGGCATCTACGTAGTTCTTGAAGATCGCAGCGGCCGCATTGGCCGCATCAGTTGGGAAGCGCTTGCCGCGGCAAACATCCTGGCCGCGCAGCCAGGCACGAAGCCGAACACAATCGTCATCGGTGCACAGACTGAAGCCTTGGCGAAGGAAGCTGCAGCCAAAGGAGTCGCAAAGGTTATTCGCATCGAGCATCCGCTTCTGGCTCAATATACTTCCGACGGATTCACGGGGGCCCTCGATCAATTCATCCGCGCCGAATCGCCGGACTTCATCGTCTTCCCTCACTCCTATCAGGTTCGCGATTATGTTCCCGCCCTTGCTGCTCGCTTGGGTCGCGTGCTCGTCGGAGACGTAACTGCAATCAGCGACGGCCCCGTCTTCACGCGCTCGTTGATGCAGGGTCGCCTCAGCGGTAATTACAAATCCGCCGGCTCTGGTCCGACCTTCATCTCCGTTCAATCTGGCGCCTTCCGTGCCGATGCCGACGAGAGCAGCGTCGGCGCTGCCCAAATCATCACGTTTACTCCCACAATCGATGCCGCACAGATTCGCACCAAGCCTAGCGAACCTTTCCGGGGTGCAGCCCAGACTGTCGACCTCGGCTCGGCGCAATTGATCGTTGCCGTCGGTCGGGGTATCAAGGAAGCCGACAACCTTCCTCTCGTTCAAGATCTTGCCACCGCCCTCGGCGCAGAGATTGCCGCATCTCGTCCCATCTGCGATAACGGTTGGCTCCCTATCGAACGCCAGGTCGGCAGCTCTGGCCAAACCGTCGCGCCTAAACTCTACCTCGCAGTCGGAATCTCTGGAGCCATTCAGCATCTTGTAGGAATGAAGGGCGCCCAGTGCATCGTCGCGATCAACAAAGACGCCGAAGCACCCATCTTTGAAGTAGCTGACTATGGCATCGTCGGCGACCTCTTCGAAGTAGTTCCGGCACTGACTGAAGCAGTGAAAGCAGCACGCCAGTAG